ACAAAGTGCTAGTCATGGCTGAACATTTTGATTTTGGTAGGAGGGACGGGGTAATTCATCATTAAAGGAAGAGAACAAACCCTTGTAGTGTGGAGATTTGACTCCAGGGCTGAAATCCGGGGTAGCTCCATTATGTCATCGATTTCCTTCATTGGACCGATCTTGGGGCACTACCCCggggagtacggagtacttgggTCTACAACTACAACTACAACGTACATGTGTATGTGAAAGCAATGACCTTGTAATCTGAATGCTCACGAGGGACTGGAATGTGCTCGAAGAATTCTATCCAATACTATATGCATGCTGACTATGGACTAAGGCCAGTATTAAAAGGAAGTTCAAATCAGGCGGCCCAAATGACAACACGACCGTCGACACCGCTCGCTATGACAAGATGCATTAGTCTCTCGTTGATTCCAGGAGTTTGGGGCAATCTTACTGCTGAAGGAGCTCACAACCCCATTAGCTTCTTCGTGGGCCCGGATGGTGTGAACAGTGTTCTGGTGGGTAGACTTCAGCTTGGTGTCCGCCTGGGCCTGGCCCTTGAGGTCCATCTGCCGGAACATGTTCAAGGCAGACTCTTCGCGGGCATCCCCAGCTTCTCCAGCCTTATTCTCCAGAGAGCCGGCAAGTTGCCACCCATTCTCATCGCCGCGGAAACGGAAAGGCTTACAGTCCTGCATACGGTTAGCGCAAGCCATTGTGTtactggaaaaaaaaaaaaactgaaACAACTTACATGTCCAGCAGCGATGATCTCGGTCTCGCCATTCCAGATAAGGCTGTTGAGCGGCAGCAAACGGGTCGCGATATTCAACATCGCCCGCGGGGGCTGCTCCGGGGCGCTGGGATACACAACAGTAACACTGCTATCGTGTCCAGTAAAGGCGAGCGCGTTTCCACTAGGAGAAAAGGCAACACCCTGGATCCAACCAGCGGTATCATTCAGGTATTCACCACAGATGGTGTTGAAAGGGAGGCGCTCTCCCCATGCACTCGGCTCCGGGCGGGTATCAATGCCCTTGATGAAGCTCGAGAAGACTCGGGCGTGAGAGTCGGTCGATCCGGCTGCCAGCAGGACGGAGTTCGGGTGCCACGCCAGGGTTGTAATAGTGCTGCGAATAGGCTTCTTGATGTGCTTCGAGATCCACCAGTCGTTCTCTTCTTCGAAGTAGCAGACTGCAATCGCTCGAGCGCCGGAGCCGACGGCGAACTTCTGCTCCGACGGAGACCAGCGCACAAAAGTTGCAGCGCGGTTTATTCGGAGAAGGACCAGAGTAGGTTTCCATCCGGTCGGAGTCTGCTCCCAAACGTAGGCATTACGGTCTATGGAGCGACCACCTGTTAGGTATTGTACATGGAACACTAAAAAGAGCCGTGCCAAAACATACCCTGAGAGCAAGTGACAATTCGACCACTCTTGGGAGCGATATCAACGCTGGTGACCGTCTTTTCGTGGCCCTTGAGCTCGTCGCTCAACGTGAACTTGTTACCTGATTGTTGATACAGTTCCACATTGTTCTCCCGAGCGACAGCAAGTGTCTTCTTGTCGGATGAAAAAGAGTGGTCTGCAATTGGTGCATGGAAGAGATGGTGAACTTGAGGAGCGGCCATGTTGGATGTAGTTACGACAGGAGGATCTCTCTACCGTCGTGTTTGTGTACTTGGTTGTGTAGTTCAGGAGGGGAGCTGGGTGATGACGGAGACGCTTAGTaagggaacacatcacatgACCCCAAGCTACTTTTTGTGTCGAGGTTTTGAGTGGCCATGGACACAGCACGCGATTGAGCTTTATTTCTCCCATACACTATCCTATTTACTCTTCCCATCAGACTTTAATTCCTCGCACCTTTCTAATTATCCGAATAATGGCTTCAAAATCATTGCCCGCTCGGGGAGGCCCTGACAGTAAGGCCATTGCTACCGGCGCTCCCAATCAGACGTGAGCTTGCCCTTCCAAGTATAGGAGACTGTCGCGCATTGGTGCTAACAACTCTTAGACTCTACTGCACAAATTTGCCCGACCGAAGGATTCAGAAAAATGATCTCCGAACGGCACTCTATGCCCTGTTCTCTACATACGGCACCGTTCTCGACGTGGTGACCATGAAGACCGTCAAAATGCGAGGCCAGGCCCACATTGTTTTCAAGGATGTCCAAGCTAGTACACAGGCACTGCGGGCTTTACAAGGATTCGAATTCTTCGGGAAACAGATGGTATGTAGTCATTATCCTTCTACCGTCGCAAACACCCGCTCACTCAAGGTCCAGAAAATTGTTTACGCCAAAGGATCCTCGAATGTCATTTCCAAACTTCGCGGCACATATGTTGCGCCAGTTGAGGCTGCGCCAGCCCCAGTCTCGACAGACCTCCAAAAGTCTATCTTCGGTGGTCCTCCGGGCGCACTCCCCGCCCGACCGACGACCGAAGCTAATGGGGAGGCCCATGGCTTGAAGCGACCGCGTGAAGAAGAAAGCGACAACGAAGAGACCCCGATGGACGAAGATAGCGACGTGCCTATGGAAGCTTCCTCAGATGAGGAGTAATCTAATGATTCGGGGCCCTACTGTGGACTGAGAGAGAAACTTAAAGTCCTCGCTTTGcatttggatttttttttattcccCAGCGTTTCCACCATATGCAAGAGTACTGGCTGGTACTGTGCTAAGCGAAAAGCTCGCGTGGGACGTGCAGGTTCACGCAATGACCTACAAGGCCGAGCCAGATGAGGAGATATGACCCAGGAGTGACGCTCTGTGCGTCTGCAATGTTCGCCATGGCATCCGCGGTGTTGCATGGGTGGACAAAAAAGGCCGGGGCGCCAGAGTCAGGATGGTACtacaagaaaaaagaaaaaaaaaacaaaaagacatGAGCTCTTGTCACGAGGATCGGAGAATGCACCTACACCCATACTAATCCCGCCCATTACACCCACACTCTTCAATTCTTGCCTGTACCGTTCCGGTACGACATACTGGTAGACTTCGTCTAGTCCGAGTGGGCCGTGGTTGTGCCACCTGAGGCCAAAGTACAAGACGGGGACCTGATATGTGGGGGACAACAAGATGTCATAATCGATCTGTAAGCTGGGTTGAGGTTTGACGCGAACGAGGGCTTCCTGCGGTGAAGAGTCAGGACAAGTGGACGGAGGACACGTCCCCTGGAGGGGCTAGAACTCTACAGACCGGATCCTCGTCTTCCTGTGATTCTTCAAGGTCCTCCAGCGCTGAGGATTCTCGCGGGCTAGGGATATCGACCCATTTTGTTATTCTGAGGCTGGTTCCATCTGACTAGTTCCATCCAATCCATATATTTCTCATCagttctttcttcttcacttcATACAACAAGGGACCAAATGTGGTTTAGTGGTTGTGTGAATAAAATGAATACCTTCATGAGCAATCGAACGGTGGACCAGCCAATATTTTGGGCCGAAGTGCATCGATCGACGAGATCTTGACATGCACCCTCAAACTCGGACTGCACCAGGAAGGGAAATGCAGAACAAGATGCCGCCATGCAGCTCCTAGTGAGAGGTCACTCAAGTACCCCGTGTGGAGCACCAGCGTGCCCGGATGCAGACGCTCAGTGAACGCAGTGTGGCCAGGGTATGGGGGTTTTCGCAAGAGTAAGAGCACTTGACCTTGCCACTTGTCACTGTCAAATCAGATACATGTGTAAGGTCATCCCAtagagaaagaaaaacagcAAAAAGCGAAAAacgacaagaagaaaaaaaaaattgtatACGAGAACGTCGATTGCGGTGGACCGGATacagaagagagagagagagagggggaaCAATGGAGTTGTCCAGAACACAAACATGGAAGGATGTATAGGGTACATCAATTTTGTATTACAAGGACACCTGAATTGAAAGTATTCAGTACCTCTCTCTTCCTGGTTGCAGTAggtaccttttttttttttttttttcgcgtGGAGCTGCATGCAGCTCCACTGCCAATGCCATGAGAACTTTTGAATGCTTGCGTCTgctagtacggagtactttgaATCTCACTCCACTTATGTATCGTATGTTTCCCCTTCCCTTCTAATTTCTATTGTtcgttgtttttttttgcttctttggaaATTTTGTTTTTCGCTTGTCTATAACCTTAATGGCGATCGGATGGTGTTTTTGCCGATTTTGATCTACCCCTGATCTACCATCCTCCCCCGTGAACCGAGATCGTGAAATCGTGAAATCCTGAAATCCTGAAATCCTGAAATTCTTGAAATCTTGAATTCAAATCCTGCGTTGAGAAGGGAACTTCCCGGCTTTGAAGATTGGCTATTTGCCTTCAACGTTACCTCAATATTCCCGGTCATCTGTCTGCTCTCCAGTCCAACCAATTCCTGCATCGCACCCAATCTGAAACACGGACCCCCCTATCATCGCCGGGATTGTTGGGGAATCCTGAGCCGCCAATCGTACGCTCAATTCCAAATCCAGCGGTTGCACGAGCTTGGAGCTCGGATTGCGTGGGCAATCAGGGCGTGGCTTGACGTCAGTGGTCCGGGGGTGCGATCTAATCTGAAAAGCTCCTATCGGGACAAAGCTTGGAAATTCTCTAGGTCACTTCATTGTCGTGCGGGGGAACGGTGCTCGCGACCAAGCCCTTAATCTAATTGTATATCATTCTGGCTACCGCCCCCTACTACACTTGCCCAGTTGAATCTGGAGCAAATCTAATCTACCTGCATCGCATCTGCTTCTGAAGTCATGGGCAACTCCCTATCGAGCAAAGCCAAAGACGAGACCCACCGCTCCAACCGCCTTTCAAAGCCTCTGACCAAGAAGTTCAATGCCAGTCAAAGCTCTCAACGCCCCGAGGCAGACCCTTCAGCAATTAATCCAGGGCTGATCGGGTGGCAAAATCCTTGGGTGGGCAAAAATAGCCCCAGTGCCTCGGTGGAAAAAAGGGGCAGCTATTCCAAGAAGGCAGGGATCCCACCTACCCTCTTTGAAACAAAGTTGCCCGAAGAGACCCCGACTGAGGATCGAACCTCTGGTGATCAGAGTCCCACACAGTGTCGTCCAACCCGCCCAGCCCTGTTAAGCGCAACCTCTTCGAGAAGAACTTCGTACCAGTCGGAACCTTGGGAATCAGCTTCCCAATGCTCGCCTCTTCATGACCAGCCACCAAAACGGGCCAGTTCAACTAGAGTTCCCCTACAGAGACACAATAGCGCTGTCTATGAAACCCAAATTGGGGATGCGACATCTTCCAACACCCACTTTTTGGTTGGCAACCAACGGTTCTCGCTAACTCGTCGGCGATCGCTCCTGACCCGACCTGGGGTTGCCACAAGACGAGCATCAGTTGCCATTCGACGTGTCCCATCGCCCATTGGAGAGCCTGAAAACCCGATCGAGGATCCGACTGAGTCAACCGTTTTGCAATGGCCATTACCTTTGGCCCAAAGATCGCTGCGCCTGCCATCCCCAGTGCGGCCGGCGAGTCCAATGGATGCTCGATATACTCAGCTCGGCGCTCTCAAATTGGGGTCTTTGCGAGTTGTGAATGGCTCGGCCTCCCCATGTCCGAGCGAACGCATCCCTTTGGAGGGGTCCTGCGCTCCAGGTTCTGGGCTTGGCCTTGAAAACATAGAAGTCGTTGGGCCTAGCCGGGGGTCGACGCTGGAGATTCCCTCCTTGCCTGACTTGAAGAGATCGGACGATGTTCCGGACAGTCCATTCTCTTTCGAAAAGTCTCCCACTATCACAATCCAGCCTCGAAGAAAATCCCTATTCCCTGGGGACCCAGAAGATGAAGGGATTGTCCTCTGCGACGATACGAGAATCCAACTGGAGAAAGGCGTTTTGGACGTCGGTCTTTCCCGGAGCACGTCCCAATCCCTCACCAAGTCTGACAGTGGCTACAGCTCTGCCACCTCGGTTCATTCTATGCCGCGGAGTCGGACGCAGAGCTCTGCTGGCTCGCGGACATCTGGCTCATGTGGTGCGGACAGCTCAAAGAACGTCTGTCTCCTGAAAGACTTGAATTCAGATCGACCGGCCGATAAAGCGCTACAGAATCTGCAGACATCCCCGGATGACTGTTCAAGGCTTTATCCAGCCGCTTCTCGCTGGTACGATGCAAGTGTCCCTACTCCCCTCGCCCCGTCACGTTCGCGTCGGTCAACGTTGTGTGCGCCCCGATACACGGAATATTTCTCGCCGCGTGAATCTTTCGTCGAGTTCCAATCTACCGCCGTGATCTCTGTTCCATACCAGAGCCACCAAGGCTTTACTAGGGGGCTTTTGTATGGGGATCGACTGTCCATGAGCTCGTTTGGCCCTGCGTCTGCTACAAGGTCTGCCACAAGTGGAGAATCACAACTCAGTCACCAACGCCCAACTACTCAAACCAAGGAGCGACTTCGCAGGTCGGTCTCTGAGTACCAGATTCATGAAGGGTACGATACACAACTCTCTCGACCCAGAAGCCGACTGGGCAGTCGCATCTGGAGCAAGAACCCAGGCGCTGAAGTTCCTCCGCCGCCAACTATGACGTCTCCGGGTTACTTGCAGGAGGACCTTGACTTTGATGCTGAACTGGCTTCCTCTGAGCCGATGCGAGGCCGGCCCCGAAGCCGGAACAATGACTATCACCGTCGTCGGTTGACAAAAGCCCACCACCAGACGGATTTGTGCACATAACAACTGCTTTTCTTTGGTTTATTAATTTTTCTGGTCACGGTGTTCGTGGCCATTTTTTCCCTTTggatgtttttcttttttttttttttttttttttttggatcttgCCTCCTTTGCCTAAGGCGTCTACAAAAGTTTTGTGGAATTTTGGACTTGGGCGGGAGTTTTGACACAATTTTGGATATGGAGTCTTATTAGGTATACCCTTTTTTGGAATTGGAAGGGGAATTGGTAGGAATCACTGGCGTTATGCACAAAATCCATGAGTTCTGTCCGCAATCAAATGTCGTTTCGCAATTTTAGGCTTGGCCTTTCAATCTGATCCCTGGAATGCATGTCACCGATGAGATGCGATCTTAGGCTTCGGCCATCTGGTCATCCTTTCTTTGCACATCTCTCACCGTGTAACTGGCTCCGTGGTTCAGCGCTTCCCTGGCTATTCATCTATGTGAAGTAAGGGCATCCAGTCAGACACGGGGGCTTTATAGTTTAACATGCCAGGCGCAGGGTCGAAGTAGCCAAGTTCTTTACAGCCCACCCAGCAATGCAGATGCATATTAAGTGTCTACAGGCGGGATAGCAATAAGATAAACGTCAATTTAGATTATTCCTCATCACTAAGTCAGATCATAAAAAGTACAAAATACAGGAAAGAAACGCCGCCCGGAGATCCCAATGCAATCAAAGATATCAAGCCCACGGATTTGAATCCAATGGCACTGTGACACTCTTTTTGTCGATATCAAATCACAGGATCCGAATCTTCTTCGGCGTAGGAGCCGCCTCTTTCGGCACGACAACAGATAGGACACCATTCTTCAGACTTGCGCGAACAGAGTCCTGGTCAACACGCGCGGTGAAGCTAAAAGTGCGCTGGAAGTCACCGACCGACCTCTCCTTGGCCCAGTAATGAGGCTGGTCCTTCATGGCGGAGTGCGAAGGAGCGTTGGAGGCAGCGGTGTCGGCCGAGCTAGTCGACTCTGCGTCCTCGTCTTCAACCGTGGCTTGGCGCCAGCCTGCAGGAGACGAGCTGCGACTTGAGCTGGCATCGTCATTGCTGTCATCATTGATGTAGTCACGGCCTGAGTGGCCCTTGATCACGAGGGTGTGTGGATCGGTGAATTCGATCTCGATGTTGCTCTGGTCCACGCCTGGGAGTTCGCCGTCGAGGTGGTAGGCATTTGTCAGCTCGCGCACGTCGAATGCCGGTGCGAAGGAGGAGCTGCGTGCTTGAGGCTTGGAGCACAGGTAGGACTTGGGACATTGGCGAGACTTGTAGTGGTTGGGTGCCTCGTAGTcattgaggaggaagagtgGTGAGAGGCCGGATTGTGTGAAGAAGGCCATTGTTTTGGATTTGAGAGATTTTTTGGTTTGAGGAGATATTGACAGATGGATAGATAGAAAGTAAGAAAGTATCTGAGAGAGGCTGTGATGATGGTGTTCTGTTTCATTTGTCCTGGAATATCTGCCATTTTATATCTCTGTTCGACGGCCTTGGATGTTGATTTCCTATACTTCGGCCGAAGCATCTAGAAGCTTGTGGCGCAGTCTACCAGCCGCCAGCAACTTCAGGACACAACCACACTCCATTCCACACCCGATTCTAACAATCCAATAGCTTTTGACAAATCCATTTTTCTTGAGTGCAGAATTGATTGGTAATTACTTTATGAAGCTCAAAACTTCCAATCTTTACAAGGAGTCAACAGTTTGGTACAGTAATTTAGGCAGAACACACCATGACAAAGCTCTACTGACCCAATAGTCCATGCAACACTATGGTATATTATTCTACAAAATGCCTCCAAAACAGGGCTTCAACCCAATAATGCGTTGCCATGTCTTTTGCGACAGCTCTTCAACGTGTCCCAGGATTCCGTCTTCTGGGGAACCGGCGACGCTGGAGATCTCCGATTCTATTTCAATGAGTAAACTGGTGGAGACAAGAGGCTGAAAGAGATGAGACATACAACACTATAGCCGTGTAGGCGTCCCCAAACCCTAAGATTCTGGGGTCTGGCACCGTCCGCTCATCGGATATTGCGGATTCCCGGGGTAGCATATAACTCGAGCTGTCGATGACCTTTGCGCAGGAGATATTCGACGGTGCTAAAGTCTTTCTTATTCACCGACAGGTGCTTTTGGAACTCCGCCCTATAGTCCATCTTAGCCGGATTGCACCGGTATCTAGGGGGGATGCCGTCGGAAAGGAAAAGGGAAGGAAAGGACTGCGAGAAAGGCAATTGATAGAGCCTTACCGGGCATATTTCCTGAAATTGATCCTGGAGTCCTACAATAGAATCGGTATCAGCTGGGCTGGACGGGCGATGAGGTGAGATAACCCACCTCGGGCTTATTTCGGATCTCCCGCAGGCATTTGCGATATAGAGACAAAACGTCTCTCTGTAGACCGGAGAGCCGAGCCATTGCGAATTTCACTGTGAAGAGGGGAAAAGAGTGCGAATCATTGGGGTGGAGCTGGAGATGTTTCCGGGGAAAAAGAGTGTCTTTCCCGAGTACTCAGAGATCACCCTTCTTAATCCCCTCGAACTTCTGAACTTCCCTGCATATTTCGCGATGTCTACCTTTACTGTGAGTAAGATTAATCTCGATCATTTCAACATAGAAGacagaccaaaaaaaaaataaaaaaaaaaaacatttcGATCAATTACGTGATTGAAAGTACTCATTGCATCAACATATGCTGATTTCCCATATAGCACCTCATCCGCTTCCTGGCCAAGGATGGCCAAGTCTATTACGGCAATGCTATTCTTCCATCTGGAGTGAGCGATATCGCTAAAACCACCAAAGCCAGGGTCATCCAGGGTGACATCTTCGGCGAATATCGGATTACCGAGCAGGTCGCAGATGTGAGAATGCTCCTCGCACCCCTGGCCCGTAAGGATATCGGCACAGTCCGATGCCTGGGTCTCAACTATGAGCAACACGCCAAGGAGTCCAACATGCCCATTCCTACGTATCCAATCCTGTTTTACAAGCCCATCACCTCGATTTCCGGGCCCGGAGATGATATTCCCGTGGCCCAAATAGCCCAGGAGGGCGAGGGTCTGGATTACGAGTGCGAACTGGTCGCTGTGATCGGCAAAGAGGCCACTAATGTCCCCGAAAGCAAGGCGCTGGAATATGTTTTGGGTTATGCTGTTGGTAACGATGTTTCCCACCGGGATTGGCAGATCAAACGGGGTGGTGGTCAGTGGTCACTAGGTAAGGGCTTCGACGGCTGGGCACCGTTTGGTCCTGGCATTGTTTCTTCCGAGGTGATTTCGGATCCCAACAATTTGGCTATCTCGACCAAGTTGAATGGGCAGACGGTCCAGTCTTCTTCGACGAAGGATATGATCTTCGGCGTGGCAAAGACGATAGCTTTCCTGTCTCAGGGAACTACACTCTTGCCTGGAGATCTGATCTTCACCGGAACGTGAGTACACTCAGATAAGCAAGTAAACGGCCGCTTGAATCCGATAGACTAACTATTTGACAGACCCCAAGGCGTGGGCATGGGCCGCAAGCCTCCTGTCTGGCTAAAGGACGGCGATGAAGTCGAGGTTGCGCTGGAGGGAGTCGGGTCCTGTGTCAACCGAGTGGTCTTTGACAAGCCTAGCGCCAAGCTCTAGATTCAATTCTCTTGAGCTTGCCTTGAGACCAGTGAAAGGGTTGGCACTGGTTCAAGTTGTGCATGGCTACTTGCGCGTTTCAGTCTTTGCAATTGATCAGTGTAGTTATTTGGACCCCAAAATTATCTTTGCATCCGTAATTCCGTGTGCATTACATGTAAAAGATAAACGTAAATAAGAAATCTAAGCAGTTTGGGCGCCGTATCCCCTGATTCTCTCGGCAAAGGCCCAGCTCTGACCCTGAATCTGCTCGTCCTCCTTCAAATCAATACCATCCTTCGTGATCACGGCAATCGAGTACTTGTCGGTACTTCGTGCATCACGGTAGAACAGAACCTTCAAGCACTCCTTCAAAGCCTCAATTGCGTCTTCCTTGCTGACTTGTTCAAGGGGGGTGCCCTCGGGGAACTTGCGGCGCAGGATCGGCACCGCAAGATGAGCACCAAAGCCTGTAGCCAGATGGGGAGCAGAGAATGTCGTTCCGAGCAAATCTGCAGAGCTAAGGAAGGGCTCTCCTTGCGCATCGAAGCCTGCGACAAGGACATGGTTCCACAGCGGGTTGAATTCGGAGCGTCGTTTATAGAAAACCTTTGCAAGGTAAGTGTGCAAGTTCTTGGCATTGAGCATGTTGCCATGAGGCGAGTAGTTCTCCTTGATATCCATGGAGTCGAGGAGACGGTCGAGATATTGCATGTCGGAAACGTCACCGCCAAAGCCAACAATTGCCTTATCACCGAATTTACGCAGACGCTTCACGTCGGAAAAACGAGCCAGAGATCCATAGGAGGCTATATGTTCACAAATCACAACATGTCAGACGTCAATGCAGCGAGGGAAACGGAACGTGACAAGGGAACGGCGTACCCAGGTTGTCGGTAGCTATAACGACTCCGCCATTAAACTTGACAGCCACCACTGACGTCCCCGTCACTGCAGGAGATGAGGTATGGACCTTGGGGCCTGTGGTCTGCAAATATGAGTGGTCGTAGGCGCCGTAGACATCGTTCCTGGGCTGGACGGGTAGTTAGCAACAGAGCAAGGACTGGGAAAGTTGTGCCACCTACGCGACCCCAAGCTTCAGGGAAGTGGTTCATGACGAATGGAGATAAGTCAACAGTTTGAACGGGGCTCTTGAAAAAGTGAGGTAGATTGCGGACAAGAAGGAAGGATAACAGATGGACAGTACAGTAAAATGATGACGAAAGATGGGGAGCTACCTTAGGCAGGCGAGCTGACGGAGAGCTCGGCTGACTAAGATTCGCGGGTCACGGCTCATAGATCAACCAGTGTACTATATAGACCACTAGACCCTACAAATGTGTTTTATATCTCATTCAAATGCAAACCTTGACAATCGGATTGTATACCCTTTAATATATACTTAGTTACTCCCGAGGTCTGTTCTTTCGTACAAATTGATTCGGTGCTCGCATTCTCTTCCAAAGGGATAATCCCTCTATGCTTTGAAAACTTGTGGACCTCGTATACTAGATGATGCAGTACTTTCCACCATTCGGCAATCTTCAAACATCTAAACTTCTTTCTAGGGGATTGAATGCTTTCTCCGTTTCTCCAAATTCTAGTCGTGCTGGGTCAACGGCATCTATCCCTCCCATTGATGACAATGGCGCTTCTCACGTATGTTACCACCAACCGGCTCTTCCGCAAGCACCACGATACCAAATCGGAAGATGATCAGCCTTTGTTTTGCACCAAAGTATTTATGTTCACCCCTAACAAGCCTGACCTTATTCTCCATGCTGGTACCAGCAGCAAGGCCCCAATTGTGGCCACTTCCAAAATTTTGAAGTCGTGCAGAGATTTAAATAGCAATTGGGAACCCCGGCGATGTGAAATGCGTCCAGTGGAAGGACATGACCAGGAATCTCCTCCACAACCCAGGATACCGCCCAGAAATGATGTGTCGATGCGGATCTGATCAAGTCCAGAGGGGGGAGCCAGTCATCTCCGTGGAAGCGAGCACGCAGCATTGGTGTTAAACATTCAGTAGGGTCTAAATGATCTGGTCGGAACTTTAGGCTTGTGGATGGTAGCACACCGAGCGAATAATGGCCGCGCTTTCAGGTGTGAGAAGACCCGGCAGAAATGGGAAACTTCATATCAGAGTGGAATACAAAAAGGACATTGATCGGATGGTGTTGGTTTGTTGTTTAAGTCTGTTTGAGAAGATGAGGCAGCGCAAATAGAGTTCGTCCGGCGGTGGTGGCGAGCCTGAAACAAGAATCTTCTTTTGCAATGTTC
The nucleotide sequence above comes from Penicillium digitatum chromosome 1, complete sequence. Encoded proteins:
- a CDS encoding Actin-related protein 2/3 complex subunit 1A, putative, whose protein sequence is MAAPQVHHLFHAPIADHSFSSDKKTLAVARENNVELYQQSGNKFTLSDELKGHEKTVTSVDIAPKSGRIVTCSQDRNAYVWEQTPTGWKPTLVLLRINRAATFVRWSPSEQKFAVGSGARAIAVCYFEEENDWWISKHIKKPIRSTITTLAWHPNSVLLAAGSTDSHARVFSSFIKGIDTRPEPSAWGERLPFNTICGEYLNDTAGWIQGVAFSPSGNALAFTGHDSSVTVVYPSAPEQPPRAMLNIATRLLPLNSLIWNGETEIIAAGHDCKPFRFRGDENGWQLAGSLENKAGEAGDAREESALNMFRQMDLKGQAQADTKLKSTHQNTVHTIRAHEEANGVVSSFSTSGVDGRVVIWAA
- a CDS encoding U1 small nuclear ribonucleoprotein A, putative, yielding MASKSLPARGGPDSKAIATGAPNQTLYCTNLPDRRIQKNDLRTALYALFSTYGTVLDVVTMKTVKMRGQAHIVFKDVQASTQALRALQGFEFFGKQMKIVYAKGSSNVISKLRGTYVAPVEAAPAPVSTDLQKSIFGGPPGALPARPTTEANGEAHGLKRPREEESDNEETPMDEDSDVPMEASSDEE
- a CDS encoding Atg10p, which gives rise to MKVFILFTQPLNHIWSLVSDGTSLRITKWVDIPSPRESSALEDLEESQEDEDPEALVRVKPQPSLQIDYDILLSPTYQVPVLYFGLRWHNHGPLGLDEVYQYVVPERYRQELKSVGVMGGISMGYHPDSGAPAFFVHPCNTADAMANIADAQSVTPGSYLLIWLGLVGHCVNLHVPRELFA
- a CDS encoding Heat shock protein, putative, translating into MAFFTQSGLSPLFLLNDYEAPNHYKSRQCPKSYLCSKPQARSSSFAPAFDVRELTNAYHLDGELPGVDQSNIEIEFTDPHTLVIKGHSGRDYINDDSNDDASSSRSSSPAGWRQATVEDEDAESTSSADTAASNAPSHSAMKDQPHYWAKERSVGDFQRTFSFTARVDQDSVRASLKNGVLSVVVPKEAAPTPKKIRIL
- a CDS encoding Succinate dehydrogenase assembly factor 1-like protein A, mitochondrial encodes the protein MARLSGLQRDVLSLYRKCLREIRNKPEDSRINFRKYARAEFQKHLSVIDSSSYMLPRESAISDERTVPDPRILGFGDAYTAIVLIGDLQRRRFPRRRNPGTR
- a CDS encoding Fumarylacetoacetase, C-terminal-related is translated as MSTFTHLIRFLAKDGQVYYGNAILPSGVSDIAKTTKARVIQGDIFGEYRITEQVADVRMLLAPLARKDIGTVRCLGLNYEQHAKESNMPIPTYPILFYKPITSISGPGDDIPVAQIAQEGEGLDYECELVAVIGKEATNVPESKALEYVLGYAVGNDVSHRDWQIKRGGGQWSLGKGFDGWAPFGPGIVSSEVISDPNNLAISTKLNGQTVQSSSTKDMIFGVAKTIAFLSQGTTLLPGDLIFTGTPQGVGMGRKPPVWLKDGDEVEVALEGVGSCVNRVVFDKPSAKL
- a CDS encoding Proteasome subunit beta type; this translates as MNHFPEAWGRPRNDVYGAYDHSYLQTTGPKVHTSSPAVTGTSVVAVKFNGGVVIATDNLASYGSLARFSDVKRLRKFGDKAIVGFGGDVSDMQYLDRLLDSMDIKENYSPHGNMLNAKNLHTYLAKVFYKRRSEFNPLWNHVLVAGFDAQGEPFLSSADLLGTTFSAPHLATGFGAHLAVPILRRKFPEGTPLEQVSKEDAIEALKECLKVLFYRDARSTDKYSIAVITKDGIDLKEDEQIQGQSWAFAERIRGYGAQTA